The Hoplias malabaricus isolate fHopMal1 chromosome 9, fHopMal1.hap1, whole genome shotgun sequence genome contains a region encoding:
- the cskmt gene encoding citrate synthase-lysine N-methyltransferase CSKMT, mitochondrial isoform X2, with translation MDKKITWDRFYTENSKGTFKNFEWFFGFQSIKDCILPLLQSSAGADAPLRVLDIGCGTSALGPCIYRHSGCAVNVTCADISPVAVQLMQKHVENTPVQPCNPSSSLVFKEIDCTELEEHFEPKSLTLILDKGTTDAVLRSKTGQTKAGQIVSQCLKVLNPSGHLLQFSDEDPDARLLWLEKEIRRSEISAEVGIQELGVIRGVTYFCYQVTPCTFHH, from the coding sequence ATGGACAAGAAGATCACATGGGACAGGTTTTACACAGAAAATAGTAAGGGAACATTTAAGAATTTTGAGTGGTTCTTTGGCTTTCAGTCAATCAAAGACTGCATCCTACCACTGTTGCAGTCTTCAGCCGGTGCTGATGCACCATTACGTGTTCTGGATATTGGCTGTGGGACATCTGCACTGGGGCCCTGTATCTACAGACACTCAGGTTGTGCTGTGAATGTCACATGTGCTGATATCTCTCCAGTGGCAGTGCAACTTATGCAAAAACATGTAGAAAACACACCAGTACAACCCTGCAACCCATCCTCCAGCCTAGTGTTTAAAGAAATAGACTGCACAGAACTAGAAGAACACTTTGAGCCCAAGAGTCTGACCTTAATATTGGACAAGGGGACAACAGATGCAGTGTTGAGGTCTAAGACAGGGCAAACAAAGGCAGGTCAGATTGTAAGTCAGTGTCTTAAGGTGCTGAATCCCTCAGGGCACCTGCTGCAGTTTTCAGATGAAGATCCCGATGCCAGGCTTCTTTGGCTAGAGAAGGAGATTCGACGCTCAGAGATATCAGCTGAAGTAGGGATACAGGAACTTGGAGTAATAAGAGGGGTTACTTATTTCTGCTATCAGGTAACCCCTTGTACATTCCACCACTGA